In Desulfovibrio litoralis DSM 11393, a genomic segment contains:
- a CDS encoding class IV adenylate cyclase, producing the protein MSRENELKFKVNDFSEIIIKLKEKNAKFLNRHLEFNEIWDTSEYCLKKSKRLLRLRINEFSDCQKAVLTFKKKPPTEDILFKSQEEHETQVDNIEETKEILQGLGYKRVLSYHKLREEWALKTTSYNNCIMGLCQLDYLPLGHFLEIEAQNPVIIASILDLDIKQSLLKSYPVLFKENGFNQGCVFDENELNSLRKNLTENISY; encoded by the coding sequence ATGTCGAGAGAAAATGAACTGAAATTTAAAGTAAATGATTTCAGTGAAATAATTATAAAATTAAAAGAAAAAAACGCCAAATTTCTTAATCGCCACTTAGAATTTAACGAGATTTGGGATACTTCGGAATATTGTTTAAAAAAAAGTAAGCGTTTGTTAAGATTAAGAATTAACGAATTTTCAGATTGCCAAAAAGCTGTTCTAACCTTTAAGAAAAAACCACCTACGGAAGACATTTTATTTAAGAGCCAAGAAGAACATGAAACTCAAGTTGACAATATCGAAGAAACAAAAGAGATTTTACAAGGGCTTGGCTATAAACGAGTTTTAAGTTATCATAAACTGAGAGAAGAATGGGCTTTGAAAACAACATCTTACAATAATTGTATAATGGGCTTATGCCAACTTGATTATTTACCGCTTGGACATTTTTTGGAAATCGAAGCTCAAAATCCTGTTATTATTGCTTCTATTTTAGATTTAGATATAAAACAAAGCTTGCTTAAATCTTATCCTGTATTATTTAAAGAGAATGGTTTTAACCAAGGCTGTGTTTTTGATGAAAACGAGCTAAACTCACTGCGTAAAAATTTAACAGAAAATATTTCCTATTAG
- a CDS encoding ATP-dependent Clp protease adaptor ClpS — translation MTKKSIYDLDKDFDSLLDNEILLENELKEPLMFRVLLHNDDYTSMYFVTEILMEIFKKTSEEARNIMLTVHKKGIGECGIYTFEIAETKVMLVKSRAKKANFPLLCTMEEI, via the coding sequence ATGACGAAAAAATCAATTTATGATTTAGACAAAGATTTTGATTCTTTGTTGGATAATGAAATCTTACTTGAAAATGAATTAAAAGAACCGCTGATGTTTCGTGTTTTATTACATAATGATGATTATACCAGTATGTATTTTGTAACTGAAATTTTAATGGAAATTTTTAAAAAAACTTCCGAAGAAGCAAGAAATATTATGCTCACCGTTCATAAAAAAGGTATCGGCGAGTGTGGTATTTATACATTTGAAATAGCCGAAACAAAAGTTATGTTAGTAAAAAGTAGGGCGAAAAAAGCAAACTTTCCCTTACTTTGTACGATGGAAGAAATTTAA
- the clpA gene encoding ATP-dependent Clp protease ATP-binding subunit ClpA yields MILSDNLKTAIYVAIIEAQNRGHEILTLEHLLFGIISDEQGKLLLENSGADVGYIRKNLIDFFVIHMESTTPKEELELVKSPAFERVMQQALEHKHFAGKTTIEISDVIVAMLDAEGSYAGFFLQNSGIDALEYLQNASHGAESEEFNNETEESSEDYSDKTTKNKHLETYCTNLSEKAENGEIDPLIGRVEELNRAIQVLARRRKNNPLFIGDPGVGKTALAEGLSLRISQGNVPEEFLNAKLYALDLGAVLAGAKYRGDFEGRLKGVINELKQIPNAILFIDEIHTIVGAGSTSGNSMDASNILKPLLASGSIRCIGSSTHEEYRNHFEKDRALNRRFQKIDVPEPSQAECLEILKGLKEKYEEHHGVHYSPASLKAAVELSVRHLPDKLLPDKAIDVIDEAGAALRLLRSSQNKVKASDSLSDIKNSITPTISVSDIEKIIAGMARIPSRQVTSSDKTKLAKLENELKTNIYGQNDAVEKVSKAILRSRAGFNTEQRPMGSFLFYGPTGVGKTELARQLANTLGIGFVRFDMSEYMEKHTVARLIGSPPGYVGFEQGGLLTEAIRKNPYTVLLLDELEKAHPDIFNILLQVMDYASLTDNTGRKADFRNVVLIMTSNAGAREMAAKSIGFSQISQDDTSNKENSDNKEIRSKGLKALETIFSPEFRNRLDAMIPFNALPQGVMEGIVNKFFAELQVALNAKKIQLTMTDNAKAWLAKKGYDQSQGARPLRRVFREEIEDKLSQEILFGKLQKGGKVMLDADKNYSPKTELLFSFA; encoded by the coding sequence ATGATATTAAGCGACAACCTTAAAACCGCTATTTACGTCGCCATTATTGAGGCACAAAATCGAGGACACGAAATATTAACCCTCGAACACTTATTGTTTGGCATTATCTCTGATGAACAAGGAAAACTTTTGCTCGAAAACAGTGGAGCTGATGTTGGATATATTCGTAAAAATTTAATAGATTTTTTTGTTATACATATGGAAAGCACAACCCCCAAGGAAGAGCTTGAACTTGTTAAAAGCCCTGCGTTTGAAAGGGTTATGCAACAAGCCTTAGAGCATAAACATTTTGCGGGAAAAACCACTATAGAAATCAGTGATGTAATTGTCGCTATGCTAGACGCAGAAGGTAGTTATGCCGGTTTCTTTTTACAAAACAGCGGTATTGATGCCCTTGAATATTTGCAAAATGCTTCTCATGGTGCGGAAAGTGAAGAGTTTAATAACGAAACAGAAGAATCAAGCGAAGATTATTCCGACAAAACAACAAAAAACAAACATCTGGAAACTTATTGTACAAACTTGAGTGAAAAAGCGGAAAATGGCGAAATCGACCCTTTAATCGGGCGTGTTGAAGAGCTAAACAGAGCGATTCAAGTTTTAGCCAGAAGGCGTAAAAACAATCCCTTGTTTATCGGCGACCCGGGAGTTGGAAAAACGGCCTTAGCAGAAGGTTTATCCTTACGCATAAGCCAAGGTAACGTGCCTGAAGAATTTTTAAACGCTAAACTTTATGCCCTTGATTTGGGTGCGGTTTTAGCCGGTGCAAAATATCGAGGCGACTTTGAAGGACGACTCAAGGGCGTTATCAATGAACTTAAACAAATACCTAACGCCATTTTATTTATTGATGAAATTCATACTATTGTCGGAGCCGGTTCTACGAGTGGAAACTCTATGGACGCATCAAATATTCTTAAACCGTTGTTAGCTTCCGGCAGTATTCGTTGTATAGGCTCAAGCACACACGAAGAATATAGAAATCATTTTGAAAAAGACAGGGCGTTAAACAGGCGTTTTCAAAAAATTGATGTCCCTGAACCGAGTCAAGCGGAATGTCTGGAAATTTTAAAAGGTTTAAAAGAAAAATACGAAGAACACCACGGCGTACATTACAGCCCGGCTTCTTTAAAAGCGGCCGTTGAACTTTCCGTAAGACACCTGCCCGATAAACTTTTGCCCGATAAAGCGATTGATGTGATTGATGAAGCCGGTGCGGCTTTAAGATTGTTGCGTTCATCACAAAACAAGGTAAAAGCGTCAGATTCATTGTCAGACATAAAAAACTCAATAACTCCAACTATTTCTGTTTCTGATATTGAAAAAATTATCGCAGGTATGGCACGTATTCCTTCTCGCCAAGTTACATCTTCTGATAAAACAAAGTTGGCAAAACTTGAAAATGAATTAAAAACTAATATTTATGGACAAAATGACGCTGTTGAAAAAGTTTCAAAAGCTATTTTACGTTCCAGAGCCGGCTTTAATACCGAACAAAGACCGATGGGTTCTTTTTTATTTTATGGTCCAACAGGCGTTGGAAAAACAGAATTGGCTCGCCAGTTGGCAAACACCTTAGGTATTGGTTTTGTGCGTTTTGATATGAGCGAATATATGGAAAAACATACGGTGGCAAGACTTATCGGTTCGCCTCCGGGATATGTTGGCTTTGAACAGGGTGGTTTGTTAACCGAGGCTATTCGTAAAAATCCATATACGGTCTTATTACTCGATGAATTGGAAAAAGCTCACCCTGATATTTTTAATATTTTGTTACAGGTTATGGACTATGCCTCTTTAACTGATAATACAGGGCGTAAGGCAGATTTTAGAAACGTTGTTTTAATCATGACTTCAAACGCCGGTGCGAGAGAAATGGCGGCAAAGTCTATTGGTTTTAGTCAAATTAGCCAAGATGATACAAGCAATAAAGAAAATTCTGATAACAAAGAAATTCGTTCAAAAGGTTTAAAAGCTTTAGAAACTATTTTTAGCCCTGAGTTTCGCAACCGTTTAGATGCGATGATTCCTTTTAATGCTTTGCCTCAAGGGGTTATGGAAGGTATTGTTAATAAATTCTTTGCCGAATTACAAGTTGCTTTAAATGCGAAAAAAATTCAACTTACTATGACCGACAACGCCAAGGCTTGGCTTGCTAAAAAAGGCTATGATCAAAGTCAGGGCGCGAGACCTTTACGCAGGGTATTTAGGGAAGAAATAGAAGATAAATTATCGCAAGAAATACTTTTCGGAAAACTTCAAAAAGGCGGAAAAGTAATGTTAGATGCAGACAAAAACTATTCACCCAAAACAGAACTTCTTTTTTCTTTTGCATAA